In the genome of Phaeodactylum tricornutum CCAP 1055/1 chromosome 20, whole genome shotgun sequence, one region contains:
- a CDS encoding predicted protein — protein sequence MMDLDRKIPETVMEDSALAFDDQKFEAHEEGADDEEDEEPKPWDEGGPSDCGYHETIHDALMSVGESVHSIVGDPDESVKNSLGAVGNWFQEASYAVRDIIRGENSEDMQEDASQAISTIMNGGEDKKEESAP from the coding sequence ATGATGGACTTAGACAGAAAAATACCCGAGACGGTGATGGAGGACTCCGCTTTGGCATTTGACGACCAGAAGTTCGAAGCGCACGAAGAAGGGgcagacgacgaagaggacgaggagCCCAAGCCTTGGGATGAAGGTGGTCCCAGTGACTGCGGCTACCACGAGACGATTCACGACGCATTAATGTCTGTTGGCGAATCTGTCCACAGCATCGTTGGAGATCCAGACGAGAGCGTTAAAAATAGTCTGGGCGCTGTTGGAAATTGGTTCCAAGAGGCCTCATACGCAGTTCGGGATATCATCCGGGGAGAAAACTCCGAAGACATGCAAGAAGATGCGAGCCAAGCCATAAGTACCATCATGAATGGAGGAGAAGATAAGAAAGAAGAGTCCGCTCCGTAA
- a CDS encoding endo-1,3-beta-glucosidase (Hydrolyzes 1,3-beta-D-glucosyl residues.; glycosyl hydrolase family 16), which produces MHTRTIVALMSTAIAVGIVAAQTPVWSEEFNGDSLDTNVWSYDLGAGGWGNGELQTYREENAVVRDGNLLITVQREGSGGFSSARIKTENKLSFKYGIVQANISAPDVIAGLWPAFWTMGNDFAQVGWPAAGELDIMEIGQGLGIAEGVGNKRLVSAAHWEFNETRATYARTFDHPTDLNGTYHVYKMDWTPTRISTYVDDFMIWDMLIDPENCVDCEELHSPHFFLLNVAVGGGFTSGSSSSSSGGSSGIGSSSSGVGSSGCGGSSGSSGVNACGGLLTPEGITAPLPGTMAVDFIRIFGNDFTEINVPVQTASSDSPTTTPVSSPTMAPQTGSPTTAPVPAATSTKSPSAEPVVAASTKAPSALPVAKSSTDAPTRAPVERLPTSSKSGKGSSSKSGGKSKSSKSGGKSSSSKSGGKSSSSKSGGKSSSSKSGGTGSTESSSDSESHHLGNAIRKRVLQCPVGVG; this is translated from the exons ATGCATACCCGGACCATCGTCGCGTTGATGAGTACCGCTATTGCGGTAGGTATCGTCGCCGCTCAAACTCCCGTCTGGAGTGAAGAATTCAATGGCGATAGTCTCGATACCAACGTTTGGTCGTACGATTTGGGTGCCGGTGGATGGGGCAACGGTGAACTCCAAACCTACCGCGAAGAAAACGCCGTCGTCCGGGACGGCAACCTGTTGATTACGGTACAACGCGAAGGCAGTGGAGGCTTTTCGTCGGCACGCATCAAAACCGAAAACAAGCTCTCGTTCAAGTACGGAATCGTGCAAGCCAATATTTCCGCTCCGGATGTGATCGCCGGGCTCTGGCCAGCCTTTTGGACCATGGGCAACGACTTTGCCCAAGTTGGATGGCCCGCGGCGGGAGAATTGG ACATTATGGAAATCGGACAAGGCCTCGGCATTGCGGAAGGAGTCGGCAACAAACGTCTCGTTTCGGCCGCGCACTGGGAATTCAACGAAACACGTGCAACCTACGCTCGCACGTTTGATCACCCGACCGATCTCAACGGAACCTACCACGTTTATAAGATGGACTGGACTCCCACGCGTATTAGTACGTACGTGGACGATTTCATGATTTGGGACATGCTCATTGATCCGGAAAACTGTGTCGATTGTGAGGAACTCCACAGTCCACACTTTTTCTTGTTAAACGTTGCGGTGGGTGGAGGTTTCACTTCGGGCAGTTCTTCCAGCAGCTCGGGGGGAAGCAGTGGCATCGGTAGTTCCAGCAGCGGCGTTGGTAGTTCCGGATGTGGCGGCTCTTCGGGATCCTCGGGAGTTAATGCATGCGGAGGCCTTTTGACTCCCGAAGGGATTACGGCTCCTCTTCCCGGTACCATGGCGGTGGACTTTATCCGCATCTTTGGGAACGACTTTACCGAAATCAACGTACCGGTACAAACGGCATCCAGCGATAGCCCAACCACCACACCAGTTTCGTCACCCACCATGGCCCCCCAAACCGGTAGCCCTACCACCGCACCAGTTCCAGCCGCAACGTCCACCAAAAGTCCCTCGGCGGAACCGGTCGTCGCCGCCTCCACCAAGGCCCCTTCAGCTTTACCGGTCGCAAAGAGCTCCACGGACGCTCCGACCCGGGCCCCCGTAGAGAGGTTGCCCACCAGTAGCAAGAGCGGAAAGGGTAGCAGCTCCAAATCGGGTGGAAAGAGTAAAAGCTCCAAGTCGGGCGGAAAGAGTAGCAGCTCCAAGTCGGGCGGAAAGAGTAGCAGCTCCAAGTCGGGCGGAAAGAGTAGCAGCTCCAA GTCCGGTGGAACGGGTAGCACTGAATCTTCCAGCGATTCGGAGTCCCACCACCTCGGCAACGCGATCCGAAAACGTGTTCTCCAGTGCCCAGTCGGCGTCGGTTAG
- a CDS encoding predicted protein yields the protein MKPTNTEEERQRPPTHPKSTTVAPESRDAGTNYTSGVPNATSAADPSSNASTYPPPPPPPYPFAVEERAGRGVLSSVEKRRQHVRTASGEQWHAAVPGERPPLGGNVPFQRMYNSMATPPAPMSRTSSTASSTDEAKSARQKFQDIARKVRMLNLVAPGNAHTNHGLTSPNGSTSGGSRGHRKTASRAHALLDSIQEATEDDESRSNCGNVFFEGVGGDALTQGESHFSVEATDADRLVAGAIQVEKLFATNDTGSTSSTEELQDADHDGGALPDYEEQVPLRDHNERYGSLDEFSNGGSKYPRRVVKKRTDRYSSKRLLRRIAKMCHPFTLLQALWHTILHSYFVTLSLPAFVAAWVVYYHLGNPNLEFMPGHASVAWWLIFVGRQCITLELARLTQWLLVDKIILGTRVAVKCLGPLPTLYAIQAKGWPIMLALWAIADLFLLHGDNRFQQHWFYFTGISIFKDANSGVYILTSPTYLRMLLSMLVAGLATAGKRTAVAMYFGRRTFSEFKPRLEKILREVVLLSETAELAQEAERVSYGVGQTGETLEIDLNRQDSRVQFMDDVSWTTDRNLVKNSGRGNAMDESSDDESEDRHSPANLKRRRSESLNDAMMEKTESGSFRVSDLLENWEEPVNKLDKSLNASINDILKFRRALTFMDEQHPFGDAFGPAASRNDVISSAQQVYQRLLKMTPESIMLNCDVFTMLADEDEGATTNLAKRKALRKLFRPDANNELSQLAFIQSCDSLYKKLRFFRASVGNASVIDHALETIIDFLFNFILALALLSLMRFNPWPLLVSVSTLLVSVSFAVGSSASKYIEGILLIAARRPYDLGDRIYMLDPSVLNSNDGLFWSWFIEDINLFQTTVRYAGTNEVATINNGSIANLRIVNANRSPNAVVWFQLPFHISVLEEKRMDRTRVALEKYAHARPRSWHSFSYCRVDEVHVELEKLMVTIGFQHRTSWQDLGRILMDKADLMCYVYQLTKDLGVDYEELPQRDLVYYSGLLKSGGVRNYRKGLVNPLNIQNSVEGEVPIRQSSSAASTRTNDTDSVNRAFLANLRL from the exons ATGAAACCAACCAATACGGAAGAGGAGCGACAGCGGCCTCCCACGCATCCCAAAAGCACGACGGTAGCGCCCGAGTCGCGGGATGCGGGGACGAATTACACGAGCGGCGTCCCGAACGCAACCTCGGCGGCGGACCCCTCTTCCAACGCCTCGACGTACCCTCCACCACCGCCTCCACCGTATCCGTTCGCGGTGGAAGAACGGGCCGGACGGGGCGTCCTGTCGTCCGTGgaaaaacgacgacagcacGTTCGGACCGCCTCGGGAGAGCAATGGCACGCGGCTGTGCCCGGCGAACGACCGCCTCTCGGAGGCAACGTACCCTTTCAACGAATGTACAACAGTATGGCGACACCGCCGGCTCCCATGAGTAGGACGTCCAGTACGGCGTCGAGTACGGACGAAGCCAAATCGGCTAGGCAAAAGTTCCAGGACATTGCTCGGAAGGTCCGAATGTTGAATCTCGTCGCTCCGGGCAACGCCCACACCAACCACGGATTGACCAGTCCGAACGGCAGTACGTCGGGGGGATCACGGGGACACCGGAAAACGGCCAGCCGTGCGCACGCGTTACTGGACAGTATCCAAGAAGCAACGGAAGATGACGAGTCGAGGTCCAACTGCGGGAACGTCTTCTTTGAAGGCGTCGGAGGGGACGCGCTCACGCAGGGCGAATCTCACTTCTCGGTGGAAGCCACGGATGCCGATcgactcgtcgccggcgCGATACAGGTGGAAAAACTCTTCGCCACGAATGATACGGGGTCGACGAGCTCGACGGAAGAACTCCAAGATGCGGACCACGACGGCGGCGCGTTGCCCGATTACGAAGAACAAGTGCCCTTGCGGGATCATAATGAAAGATACGGATCCCTGGATGAGTTTAGCAACGGCGGTTCGAAGTATCCACGCCGGGTCGTTAAAAAACGTACGGACCGGTATTCTTCAAAACGCCTGCTTCGTCGCATTGCGAAAATGTGTCACCCATTCACTTTGCTGCAAGCCTTGTGGCATACTATCCTGCATTCCTATTTCGTCACACTAAGCCTACCGGCGTTTGTTGCAGCGTGGGTGGTCTACTATCATCTCGGCAACCCCAATTTGGAGTTTATGCCCGGGCACGCATCGGTGGCGTGGTGGCTAATCTTTGTTGGGCGTCAGTGTATCACGTTGGAATTGGCGCGTCTTACCCAATGGTTACTCGTGGACAAAATCATCCTCGGTACCCGGGTGGCCGTCAAGTGTTTGGGACCGTTGCCGACATTGTACGCCATTCAGGCCAAGGGTTGGCCAATTATGTTGGCCTTATGGGCCATTGCCGACCTTTTCTTGCTGCACGGAGACAATCGCTTCCAACAGCACTGGTTCTACTTTACCGGTATTTCCATTTTCAAAGACGCCAATTCGGGGGTGTACATTTTAACTTCCCCAACCTACTTGCGCATGTTGCTTAGTATGCTGGTGGCAGGTCTCGCGACCGCGGGCAAGCGGACTGCCGTGGCCATGTACTTTGGACGTCGTACGTTTTCCGAATTCAAACCTCGACTGGAAAAGATTTTGCGAGAAGTAGTGTTGCTTTCCGAAACTGCCGAGCTTGCTCAAGAAGCGGAACGGGTATCCTACGGGGTTGGACAGACCGGGGAAACTTTGGAAATCGATTTGAATCGTCAAGATAGTCGAGTGCAATTCATGGACGACGTTTCGTGGACCACTGATCGAAATTTGGTGAAGAATTCAGGACGGGGAAACGCTATGGATGAATCGAGCGACGATGAGAGCGAAGATAGACACAGTCCagcaaatttgaaaagaagaaggagCGAATCACTGAACGACGCAATGATGGAAAAGACCGAGAGTGGCAGCTTTCGAGTGAGCGACTTGCTCGAAAATTGGGAAGAGCCAGTGAACAAACTCGACAAG TCTTTGAATGCGTCCATTAACGATATTTTGAAATTTCGACGTGCTTTGACATTTATGGACGAACAACATCCCTTTGGGGATGCCTTCGGTCCTGCTGCATCACGAAACGATGTCATCAGTTCGGCGCAGCAAGTATATCAAcgccttttgaaaatgacGCCCGAGAGTATCATGCTGAACTGTGACGTCTTCACTATGTtggcggacgaagacgagggGGCTACCACCAACTTGGCCAAGAGGAAGGCCCTACGCAAGCTCTTTCGTCCCGACGCAAACAACGAGCTTTCTCAGTTGGCCTTTATTCAATCTTGCGATTCTCTGTAcaaaaagctgcgcttcTTTCGTGCTTCTGTAGGAAACGCCTCGGTTATTGACCATGCCCTCGAAACTATCATCGACTTTCTCTTCAACTTCATACTGGCGCTTGCTTTGCTTTCGCTTATGCGCTTTAATCCTTGGCCTCTGTTGGTATCGGTTTCAACATTACTCGTGTCTGTGTCCTTTGCTGTCGGATCTAGTGCCAGCAAATACATAGAA GGCATATTGCTGATTGCGGCAAGAAG ACCTTACGATCTTGGTGACCGCATATACATGCTGGATCCGTCTGTTTTAAACAGCAACGACGGCCTTTTCTGGTCCTGGTTTATTGAAG ATATtaatcttttccaaaccacGGTACGCTACGCCGGTACCAACGAAGTGGCGACCATCAACAACGGTTCAATTGCAAATTTACGTATCGTAAACGCTAACCGGTCCCCCAACGCTGTTGTTTGGTTCCAGTTGCCTTTTCACATTTCTGTCTTGGAGGAGAAGCGAATGGACCGCACCCGTGTGGCGCTCGAAAAGTACGCTCACGCGCGTCCCCGCAGCTGGCACAGTTTTTCCTATTGTCGTGTTGACGAGGTCCATGTCGAGTTGGAGAAACTAATGGTCACCATAGGCTTTCAGCACCGGACTTCTTGGCAAGACTTGGGTCGAATTTTGATGGACAAGGCCGATCTGATGTGTTATGTGTACCAGCTGACAAAAGATTTGGGCGTTGACTATGAAGAGCTTCCACAACGTGATCTAGTATACTACTCGGGTTTGCTCAAGAGTGGTGGCGTGCGTAACTACCGCAAGGGTCTCGTCAACCCCTTGAACATTCAAAACTCTGTTGAAGGAGAAGTACCCATCAGACAATCATCATCGGCTGCATCTACTCGTACCAACGATACCGATTCGGTGAATCGCGCCTTTCTCGCTAATCTACGTCTTTAG
- a CDS encoding predicted protein codes for MKVIGLNLLWCSVGVLLPYGSMAGPETDLIENLPMHGKTKTPHYSGYLDATEGCNLEVNGPYCKIHYWLAMAEGDFLNKPVVLWLNGGPGSSSILGFLQENGPLLMNSTGGLMENPYSWTKVSNLLVIESPIGVGYSYCASQLLGKVCENTDKYTASAARAAIVDFFAKFPYFASNDFFITGESYAGVYLPTLAYELLEHAPHISLTGMAVGDPCTDNTAQADSMDALWYGHKYGLVDDAIFDTLWNQCGIRAPSFLMKSKIQLTHNADLGEEFLNDIGYDGDSNVCRLSMRKFLMSSSRALSQSWRGMFIDDYSLFAPVTDLEDIHMTAYMNRPDVREALHVMDTPIRSWPYPNVGFDYTKEYDACNADADEEALSMIDFYRKLGPRLRAIWIYNGDTDPCVSYEGTRVAVSRIGFPELDGGGYRPWFYNQTATTVEVLMEKPALFGPDLLLQELGAQLGGEVVNYENNISFLTFHGSGHMVPQFRPQAALHMLRKLVNYEALSPKLPLNATLVDLSNQDFRVTMDI; via the exons ATGAAAGTAATTGGATTGAATTTGCTTTGGTGTAGTGTCGGGGTCCTCCTCCCTTATGGGTCAATGGCTGGACCCGAGACCGACTTGATCGAAAACCTGCCCATGCATGGAAAGACTAAGACGCCGCACTATTCAGGCTACTTGGACGCGACGGAAGGTTGTAACTTAGAGGTTAATGGTCCCTATTGCAAAATTCATTATTGGCTGGCTATGGCGGAAGGCGACTTTCTAAACAAGCCTGTTGTGTTGTGGTTGAATGGAGGGCCGGGATCTTCGTCCattcttggctttcttcAAGAAAATGGACCACTTCTTATGAACTCTACAGGAGGGTTGATGGAAAATCCCTACAGCTGGACCAAGGTTTCCAACTTGTTGGTTATTGAATCACCGATTGGGGTAGGGTATAGCTACTGTGCGAGTCAACTCCTGGGAAAAGTGTGTGAAAACACAGACAAGTACACGGCATCGGCGGCTCGAGCGGCAATCGTGGATTTCTTTGCCAAGTTTCCGTATTTCGCCAGCAACGACTTTTTCATAACTGGAGAATCTTATGCCGGAGTTTATTTGCCGACCCTGGCCTACGAACTACTAGAGCATGCGCCTCACATTTCGTTGACGGGTATGGCTGTCGGAGATCCGTGTACCGATAACACGGCACAAGCCGACTCCATGGACGCTCTCTGGTACGGACACAAGTACGgtctcgtcgacgacgcCATCTTTGACACACTATGGAATCAATGTGGTATCAGGGCTCCATCTTTTCTGATGAAAAGCAAAATTCAATTGACGCATAATGCGGATCTAGGAGAGGAATTTCTCAACGACATCGGGTATGATGGCGACTCAAACGTATGTCGATTAAGTATGCGCAAGTTTTTGATGTCCTCTAGTCGCGCCTTGTCGCAAAGCTGGCGAGGTATGTTTATTGACGACTATTCGCTCTTTGCTCCCGTCACGGACTTGGAAGACATACACATGACCGCCTACATGAACCGCCCCGACGTCCGTGAAGCCCTGCATGTTATGGATACTCCTATTCGGAGCTGGCCATACCCCAATGTTGGTTTCGACTACACAAAAGAATATGATGCTTGCAATGCGGATGCCGATGAAGAAGCTCTGTCCATGATTGACTTTTATCGCAAATTGGGCCCGCGCCTCCGGGCCATTTGGATATATAACGGCGATACGGATCCATGCGTCTCCTATGAAGGAACACGCGTGGCTGTTTCTCGAATTGGGTTCCCGGAACTTGATGGTGGCGGATACCGCCCGTGGTTTTACAACCAAACGGCGACCACTG TTGAAGTGTTGATGGAAAAGCCAGCTTTGTTTGGTCCCGACTTATTATTGCAAGAGTTAGGAGCACAATTAGGAGGCGAAGTTGTGAATTACGAAAACAACATTTCATTCTTGACTTTCCATGGATCGGGCCACATGGTTCCACAGTTCCGACCGCAAGCTGCTTTACACATGCTACGAAAGCTCGTCAACTATGAAGCGCTTTCACCGAAATTGCCTCTAAATGCTACATTGGTTGATTTGAGCAACCAGGACTTTCGTGTGACTATGGACATC
- a CDS encoding predicted protein: MFPSTVSATTELLWRTLVVLLAHQSATRVFTTAYKDDSYYPKGVANPNTKNAMYWRDARNVLQDISQFQSLSIKYHSCAWSGVAVSNQGGSGDKNGADNLCQTIDYGEGDDENNAYDWWYLGSTVCNRANAAFSLYGTLAGEEEKGCRKSSYINSFFTNQGLGPFMQAMTNAGVSYFQTDDNTNSLSSYCTIIEGATDDNYSGGDDSYEKYAYGNHNEGYFDNFYSQSLACNRGRFVQQNFQGAFCNAEQMTKIVDSMNQVNSALNSLDCVQIYNADSNENSNGDNNDEDEDYDGALQLLQYSEACSLRDPSGACPDPFGKLQKYSNTIERISRALDMTSYRRKMRRNISLLMIVMGVAFFLLAFRVFLRRVLKRFPALRKRLRGGSFLRSMKRRSRRKSEGDGIHKAIDSDRNSRKKSSRRQRDPRPAQDYEGDNRNDTSSSQHELPSLT; this comes from the exons ATGTTCCCTTCGACTGTGTCTGCGACGACGGAACTGCTGTGGCGCACATTAGTGGTTCTATTGGCACACCAAAGTGCTACGCGAGTCTTCACCACTGCTTACAAAGACGACAGTTATTACCCAAAGGGTGTGGCGAATCCCAACACCAAAAATGCCATGTATTGGAGGGATGCTCGCAATGTTCTGCAGGATATTTCTCAGTTTCAATCCTTGTCAATCAAGTACCATTCTTGCGC ATGGAGTGGTGTGGCGGTGAGCAATCAGGGGGGCAGTGGAGACAAGAACGGAGCCGACAACCTCTGTCAGACAATCGATTACGGAGAAggggacgacgaaaacaatgCCTACGATTGGTGGTATTTGGGCTCCACCGTCTGTAATCGGGCCAACGCCGCGTTCTCTCTGTATGGTACATTGGCGggggaagaagaaaagggTTGTCGCAAGTCGTCTTACATCAATTCCTTCTTTACTAATCAGGGCCTGGGGCCTTTTATGCAGGCGATGACCAACGCAGGCGTTTCCTATTTTCAGACGGACGACAATACGAATTCTCTTTCTTCCTACTGCACCATTATTGAAGGTGCCACAGATGACAACTATTCTGGTGGCGATGACTCGTACGAGAAGTACGCCTACGGAAATCACAATGAGGGCTATTTTGACAATTTTTACAGCCAGTCACTTGCCTGCAACCGTGGGCGTTTTGTACAGCAAAATTTTCAGGGTGCCTTTTGCAATGCCGAGCAGATGACGAAGATAGTCGATTCTATGAATCAAGTTAACAGCGCCTTGAACAGCTTGGATTGTGTGCAAATATATAACGCTGATTCGAACGAGAACTCGAACGGTGACAacaacgatgaagacgaagactACGACGGAGCTCTACAACTGTTGCAATACAGTGAAGCCTGTAGCCTCAGAGATCCCTCCGGTGCGTGTCCCGATCCGTTCGGCAAGCTCCAGAAGTACTCCAACACGATTGAAAGAATATCGCGCGCGCTCGATATGACAAGTTACCGGCGCAAAATGCGACGAAACATTTCCTTACTCATGATAGTAATGGGAGTAGCCTTTTTCCTGCTTGCATTCCGTGTGTTTCTGCGTCGCGTGCTCAAGCGCTTTCCTGCCTTGCGAAAACGACTGCGCGGTGGCAGCTTTTTGAGGTCAATGAAACGACGGTCGCGAAGAAAAAGTGAAGGAGATGGTATCCACAAGGCTATCGACTCCGATCGTAACAGCCGCAAGAAATCATCACGGCGCCAACGTGACCCACGTCCTGCGCAAGATTATGAAGGGGATAATAGAAATGACACTTCCTCCAGTCAGCATGAATTACCATCGCTTACGTAG
- a CDS encoding predicted protein: MRLKNKSSSSTVVLVLTFVAFLSSFGQAQHLTDSELQVHIGGESSQQWISLSEDAEFQAASVDPSRNARLLRDVQGRLLGGSISALSSIDAYGTYYDGYSQAWRYLGFYIDCGEQRGGGHHRNRRRELKEGEEETEGGCNRVLLWAAYIDLDYQGGEIGEYQFYNLENDAWDTTPCNMTGSERCAKMDCHLPDTHFELLGYYKEQNYLQWMEQLFKHQGYCIWDEDEYSFMQTYYESWPEDCTQSKTAVNGNYLYFDLQPTSNGGMSIGLYTDQRCTSQYTGRSPTVNTVLASFYGSSDSPYNIDSYIDDWNKGMDVYRICQPCKAYKLDYGDEGSNGHRALGGSADGNFECDDDAGYNSVNQCMKFATHTKMRAATFQNLMLATQQGFLPGTTVAGVSYGEQIYKEPEDYTFFFHSTIFFLTGVAFFALAVITHRKTSKTLSEPFIASDGVAA, from the exons ATGCGGCTCAAGAATAAGAGTTCCAGCTCCACGGTGGTTTTGGTGCTGACCTTTGTTGCGTTTCTTTCAAGCTTCGGTCAAGCGCAACATTTGACGGACAGTGAGCTGCAGGTCCATATCGGAGGAGAGTCGTCGCAACAATGGATCTCGCTGAGTGAAGACGCTGAATTCCAGGCAGCTTCAGTGGATCCTTCCCGGAACGCCCGACTACTACGGGATGTACAAGGAAGACTCCTGGGTGGAAGCATCAGTGCTCTCTCATCGATTGACGCATACGGAACCTATTACGACGGATATTCGCAGGCCTGGCGATACCTGGGGTTCTACATTGACTGTGGTGAACAACGGGGTGGTGGCCACCACCGCAATCGCCGACGAGAACTGAAAGAAGGGGAGGAGGAGACTGAAGGAGGCTGCAATCGAGTTCTCTTGTGGGCTGCG TACATCGATTTAGACTACCAAGGGGGTGAAATAGGTGAATATCAATTTTACAATTTGGAAAACGACGCATGGGATACTACGCCTTGCAACATGACTGGATCTGAACGGTGTGCCAAAATGGACTGCCATTTACCG GATACGCATTTTGAGCTTCTCGGATACTACAAGGAACAGAATTATTTGCAGTGGATGGAGCAGCTCTTTAAACATCAGGGCTACTGTATCTGGGACGAGGACGAATATTCCTTCATGCAAACTTATTATGAATCGTGGCCAGAGGATTGCACGCAGTCTAAGACTGCAGTGAACGGTAATTATCTCTACTTCGACCTTCAACCAACATCCAACGGTGGAATGAGTATTGGTCTCTATACCGATCAGCGCTGTACATCGCAGTACACAGGTCGTTctccaacagtaaatacgGTTCTGGCTTCCTTTTACGGCAGCAGCGATAGCCCCTACAACATAGACTCCTACATTGATGACTGGAACAAGGGCATGGACGTGTACAGGATATGCCAGCCTTGCAAAGCTTACAAATTGGACTATGGAGACGAAGGAAGTAATGGTCACCGCGCTCTTGGTGGCAGCGCAGACGGTAATTTCGagtgcgacgacgacgccggTTACAATAGCGTCAACCAGTGCATGAAATTTGCGACTCATACAAAAATGAGAGCCGCGACCTTTCAGAACTTAATGTTGGCAACACAGCAAGGCTTTCTTCCCGGAACCACTGTAGCGGGAGTTTCGTATGGCGAACAAATCTACAAAGAGCCCGAGGACTatacctttttctttcattctaCGATATTCTTCTTAACGGGAGTTGCGTTCTTTGCACTAGCAGTGATAACCCATCGAAAAACTTCCAAGACCTTGAGTGAGCCATTCATTGCGTCGGATGGGGTCGCCGCTTAA
- a CDS encoding predicted protein, which translates to MPPRSQYVAMDCEMVTTLSSPSTCARVVLVDWKGRTLLDAYVKPSEPVLDYKTFISGITAHNLEKAETLDVVRERVYQLLDGKILVGHGLQNDLECLGINHSWYMIRDTAYYEPFMKLYFGALAPRKLKDLAKEKLRTDIQLPGRSHSPTEDALTALDLYKCHRPRWE; encoded by the coding sequence ATGCCTCCTCGCTCTCAATATGTTGCGATGGACTGTGAAATGGTTACCACTTTGAGTAGCCCTTCCACTTGTGCTCGAGTTGTACTTGTCGACTGGAAGGGCCGTACGCTCCTGGATGCGTACGTGAAACCATCTGAGCCAGTTCTCGACTACAAAACTTTCATCTCTGGAATCACCGCCCACAACTTGGAAAAGGCTGAAACTCTGGACGTTGTACGAGAACGGGTATATCAGTTGTTGGATGGGAAGATCTTGGTTGGCCATGGACTGCAGAACGACTTGGAATGTTTAGGTATTAACCATTCGTGGTACATGATACGTGATACTGCCTACTATGAGCCGTTTATGAAGTTGTATTTTGGCGCCCTTGCTCCCAGGAAACTGAAGGATCtggcaaaagaaaagcttCGCACGGATATTCAGTTGCCCGGACGCTCTCACAGCCCGACCGAAGACGCACTCACAGCTTTAGATTTGTATAAGTGTCACCGACCTAGATGGGAG